Proteins encoded by one window of Cylindrospermum stagnale PCC 7417:
- the tal gene encoding transaldolase, with translation MTTNHLLEIKQYGQSIWMDNLSRDIIQSGELKDLVENQGISGITSNPAIFEKAIAGNAIYDADIAAGVRAGLPTYKIYESLVFADIRNACDILRPVYEATNRLDGYVSIEVPPTIAEDTQATIAEARRYFAEIGRENVMIKIPGTAAGLPAVETAIAEGINVNITLLFSVSSYINTAWAYIRGLEKRVSEGKDISKIASVASFFLSRIDNNIDAKIDAKLKRGVDDITQQAKLRAVRGKIAIANAKIAYQEYKQIIQSDRWQALASKGAKVQRLLWASTSTKDPNYNDVMYVNELIGPDTVNTLPPATIKACADHCDVANRLETLTQEAYRLIESLKDPDININIDAVMDELLIEGIDKFIKPFQSLMNSLESKIKVLSPV, from the coding sequence ATGACTACCAATCATTTATTAGAGATTAAACAATACGGTCAGAGTATCTGGATGGATAATTTGAGCCGTGACATTATTCAATCAGGTGAACTCAAAGACCTGGTTGAAAATCAAGGAATCTCTGGTATTACATCCAACCCTGCCATCTTTGAAAAAGCGATCGCTGGTAATGCCATTTATGACGCCGATATTGCTGCGGGAGTTCGTGCCGGATTACCGACATACAAAATTTATGAATCGCTAGTTTTTGCAGATATCCGCAATGCTTGTGATATTTTACGCCCTGTTTATGAAGCCACGAATAGACTGGATGGTTATGTGAGTATAGAAGTACCACCAACCATCGCTGAAGATACGCAAGCGACGATAGCCGAAGCCCGTCGCTATTTCGCAGAAATTGGGCGAGAAAATGTGATGATTAAGATTCCTGGGACAGCGGCTGGTTTGCCAGCAGTGGAAACCGCGATCGCCGAAGGAATTAATGTCAATATCACGCTGCTGTTCTCAGTCTCAAGTTACATCAACACAGCTTGGGCATATATTCGTGGCTTAGAAAAGCGGGTAAGTGAGGGTAAAGACATCAGCAAAATTGCTTCTGTAGCTAGCTTTTTCCTGAGCCGGATTGATAACAACATTGACGCTAAGATCGATGCTAAGTTGAAGCGAGGCGTTGATGATATTACCCAGCAAGCCAAGCTGCGAGCTGTCAGAGGGAAAATTGCGATCGCTAACGCTAAGATTGCCTATCAAGAATACAAACAGATCATTCAAAGCGACCGTTGGCAGGCTTTGGCATCAAAAGGGGCAAAAGTGCAGCGGCTACTTTGGGCCAGCACTAGCACCAAAGACCCCAACTACAACGATGTCATGTATGTCAATGAATTGATTGGCCCAGACACAGTTAACACCTTACCACCAGCGACAATTAAAGCTTGCGCGGATCACTGCGATGTAGCCAATCGCCTAGAAACTCTCACACAAGAAGCTTACAGGCTGATCGAAAGCTTGAAAGACCCCGACATCAACATCAATATCGATGCCGTGATGGACGAACTTCTCATTGAAGGCATTGACAAGTTTATCAAGCCGTTTCAATCCTTGATGAACTCTTTAGAAAGCAAAATCAAGGTATTGTCACCAGTGTAG
- the fbp gene encoding class 1 fructose-bisphosphatase produces the protein MAQAPESLNLSMDYATDKSLDRDCTTLSRHVLQQLHSFSGDAQDLSALMNRIALAGKLIARRMSNAGLVEGVLGFTGEVNVQGESVKKLDVYANDVFISVFKQSGLVCRLASEEMENPYYIPENCPIGRYTLLYDPIDGSSNTDTNLSLGSIFSIRQQEGDDSDGKATDLLTNGRKQLAAGYILYGPCTMLVYTIGKGVHSFTLDPSLGEFILTEENIRIPNHGAVYSVNEGNFWQWEESIREYIRYVHRTEGYTARYSGAMVSDIHRILVQGGVFLYPGTVQKPEGKLRLLYESAPLAFLIEQAGGRATTGLVDILEVVPKKLHQRTPLIIGSKEDVAKVESFIQNGH, from the coding sequence ATGGCTCAAGCGCCAGAATCTTTAAATTTGTCTATGGACTACGCTACAGATAAATCTCTAGATCGTGATTGTACAACCTTATCTCGTCACGTTCTCCAGCAACTTCACAGTTTTTCAGGAGATGCACAGGATTTGAGTGCGCTGATGAATCGCATCGCCTTGGCTGGGAAACTAATTGCCCGTCGGATGAGCAACGCTGGGTTAGTGGAAGGAGTTCTCGGATTTACTGGGGAAGTCAACGTCCAGGGAGAATCGGTTAAAAAGTTGGATGTCTACGCCAACGATGTCTTTATCTCGGTGTTTAAGCAAAGCGGTTTAGTTTGTCGCCTAGCTTCCGAGGAAATGGAAAACCCCTACTACATACCCGAAAATTGCCCCATTGGTCGCTATACCTTGCTGTATGATCCGATTGATGGCTCATCTAACACCGATACCAACCTCAGTTTGGGTTCTATCTTTTCCATTCGCCAGCAAGAAGGAGATGATAGCGATGGTAAAGCTACAGACCTCCTGACCAATGGACGTAAGCAACTGGCCGCTGGGTACATACTGTACGGGCCTTGTACGATGCTGGTCTATACTATAGGTAAGGGCGTTCATTCCTTTACCCTTGATCCCAGCCTAGGGGAGTTTATTCTCACTGAAGAAAATATCCGCATTCCTAATCACGGCGCTGTTTACAGTGTTAATGAAGGCAATTTTTGGCAGTGGGAAGAATCAATTCGCGAATACATCCGCTACGTTCATCGCACCGAAGGCTATACCGCTCGTTATAGCGGGGCGATGGTGAGCGATATTCATAGAATTTTAGTTCAAGGCGGTGTGTTTCTCTACCCAGGCACCGTTCAAAAACCAGAAGGTAAATTGCGGCTGCTTTATGAATCTGCTCCTTTGGCCTTTTTGATTGAACAAGCAGGTGGTCGTGCTACTACAGGACTGGTAGATATATTGGAAGTGGTGCCGAAAAAATTGCACCAGCGCACGCCTCTGATTATTGGTAGCAAAGAGGATGTGGCGAAGGTGGAGTCTTTTATTCAAAACGGTCACTAG
- a CDS encoding RNA recognition motif domain-containing protein gives MTIYVGNLSYQATEADLKSVFADYGEVKRVVLPTDRETGRLRGFAFVDMMEDSQEDKAITELDGAEWMGRQLRVNKAKPREDNRRDDNRRGSWG, from the coding sequence ATGACTATTTACGTTGGAAATCTCTCTTACCAAGCTACTGAAGCAGACTTAAAATCCGTGTTTGCAGATTATGGCGAAGTGAAAAGAGTTGTCTTACCTACAGACCGTGAAACCGGACGGCTACGCGGGTTTGCTTTTGTTGATATGATGGAAGACTCTCAAGAAGATAAAGCTATCACTGAACTAGATGGCGCAGAATGGATGGGTCGTCAACTGAGAGTCAATAAAGCCAAACCGCGAGAGGATAACCGACGAGACGATAACCGACGAGGTAGTTGGGGGTAA
- a CDS encoding DUF1778 domain-containing protein, whose product MTITKSERLEARISKEQKELFQRAADIQGRTLTDFVISGVAQAANQVIQEQEMMRLSKQDQEFFVKALLNPPSPNSKLRNAAQRYQQNMGV is encoded by the coding sequence ATGACTATTACAAAGAGCGAACGTTTGGAAGCGCGTATTAGTAAAGAACAAAAAGAACTGTTTCAGCGTGCTGCTGATATTCAGGGTAGAACGCTAACAGACTTTGTGATTAGTGGCGTAGCCCAGGCTGCGAACCAAGTAATTCAAGAACAAGAAATGATGAGATTAAGTAAGCAAGATCAAGAATTTTTTGTTAAAGCGTTGCTTAATCCTCCATCTCCTAATAGTAAGTTGCGGAATGCTGCTCAAAGATATCAGCAAAATATGGGTGTATAA
- a CDS encoding GNAT family N-acetyltransferase, whose product MIAPDNVDIFDDYLIKPLEKENRAAFCCGVDALDNYLKQRAKQDADKYVAAPFVLIEKSSGAIAGYYTLSATSILFDELPPEINKKLPKYSKVPATLLGRLAVDKKYRGKGLGERLLMDALYRSFQSEIASIAVVVDAKDDGAISFYEYYDFVQFPDSRFKLFLLMKTIGEIFK is encoded by the coding sequence GTGATAGCACCTGATAATGTTGATATTTTTGATGATTATTTAATCAAGCCGCTAGAGAAAGAAAACCGAGCGGCTTTTTGCTGTGGAGTAGATGCACTTGATAATTATTTAAAACAGCGTGCTAAACAAGATGCTGATAAATATGTTGCTGCTCCTTTTGTGCTGATTGAAAAAAGCTCTGGTGCGATAGCTGGGTATTATACTTTATCTGCAACCAGTATTTTATTTGATGAATTACCACCTGAGATAAATAAAAAACTGCCAAAATATTCCAAGGTTCCTGCAACTCTTTTGGGTAGATTGGCTGTTGATAAAAAATATCGGGGGAAGGGTTTAGGAGAAAGGCTGTTAATGGATGCACTTTATCGAAGTTTTCAAAGTGAGATAGCGTCAATAGCTGTGGTGGTTGATGCTAAGGATGATGGAGCTATTTCATTTTATGAGTATTACGATTTTGTGCAATTCCCTGATTCTCGTTTTAAGTTATTTTTATTGATGAAAACTATTGGTGAGATTTTTAAGTAA
- a CDS encoding type II toxin-antitoxin system YhaV family toxin: MNVNGWTLKIHPAFGEQYQKLINQVEQLKEKNPEEYQMHPATKLLNNITELIFKRIPEDPTAPEFRQGKTLGTERKHWFRAKFNRRFRLFFRYSTAKKIIIYAWVNDEFSLRKEGSKTDPYQIFTKMLENGNPPDSWDELLNVSNNLELFSEDPE; the protein is encoded by the coding sequence ATGAATGTTAATGGGTGGACACTAAAAATTCATCCCGCTTTCGGTGAACAATATCAGAAGTTGATTAATCAGGTTGAGCAGCTGAAGGAAAAAAATCCTGAAGAATATCAAATGCATCCAGCTACAAAGCTGCTCAACAACATTACAGAGCTTATTTTTAAGCGTATACCTGAAGATCCAACTGCACCAGAGTTTAGACAAGGTAAAACATTAGGGACAGAAAGAAAGCATTGGTTTCGAGCTAAATTTAATAGAAGATTTCGCTTGTTCTTTCGTTACAGTACTGCAAAGAAAATTATTATTTATGCTTGGGTGAATGATGAATTTTCACTTCGCAAAGAGGGATCTAAAACAGATCCATATCAAATTTTTACGAAAATGCTAGAAAATGGAAATCCTCCCGATAGCTGGGATGAACTTTTAAATGTTTCAAATAATCTCGAATTGTTTTCAGAAGATCCTGAGTGA
- a CDS encoding type II toxin-antitoxin system PrlF family antitoxin — MKLKLRKNVNPFPAAVSRSINYRVYRVVYHSNSKTREMDKILQLMEQCAFVNVFLDFLARDIKNNPSIIQPLTEDMFLRASVLTEGMEVDLDEELPEDFILA, encoded by the coding sequence ATGAAACTTAAGCTTCGCAAGAATGTAAATCCTTTTCCTGCTGCTGTCAGTCGTTCCATCAATTACAGAGTCTACAGAGTCGTTTATCACAGCAATAGCAAAACAAGAGAAATGGATAAAATATTGCAATTAATGGAACAATGTGCTTTTGTGAATGTTTTTTTGGATTTTCTTGCTAGAGATATCAAGAATAATCCCAGCATCATTCAACCACTAACAGAAGATATGTTTCTTCGTGCCTCAGTACTTACCGAAGGTATGGAAGTTGATCTGGATGAAGAATTACCAGAGGATTTCATACTTGCATGA
- a CDS encoding EF-hand domain-containing protein — MFGKQKGKALLSEYHRKKLLHHFYCLDADNSGFIGKEDAEIFAERFAKIRSAELGSDIHKDLLFKWLHVWENFWSKADLDGDGKVSSEEFCQGIEKTVSNPDYNDPLIETLFDIVDLDSDGHISQQEHRLFFSVFDLDAEKSAFVFSKLDIDQDGILSKKEFVSAKREFLAEKEPGAVGNWFWGSVE, encoded by the coding sequence GTGTTTGGTAAGCAAAAGGGAAAAGCATTGTTAAGCGAATATCATAGAAAAAAGTTACTGCATCACTTTTACTGTTTGGATGCCGATAATTCAGGCTTCATTGGGAAAGAAGATGCTGAGATTTTTGCTGAGAGGTTCGCCAAGATCCGTAGCGCAGAACTTGGTTCAGATATTCACAAAGATTTGTTGTTTAAGTGGCTTCATGTTTGGGAGAATTTTTGGTCTAAAGCGGATTTGGATGGAGATGGTAAGGTAAGTTCCGAAGAATTTTGTCAGGGCATAGAGAAAACGGTTTCAAATCCAGATTACAACGACCCTTTAATAGAGACTTTGTTTGACATTGTTGATTTAGACAGTGATGGTCATATATCACAACAAGAGCATCGTCTCTTCTTCAGTGTGTTTGACCTAGATGCTGAAAAATCAGCTTTTGTCTTCTCCAAGCTTGATATCGATCAGGACGGCATCCTCTCTAAAAAAGAGTTTGTTTCTGCTAAGAGAGAATTTCTAGCTGAAAAGGAACCCGGTGCTGTAGGCAACTGGTTTTGGGGTTCTGTGGAGTAA
- a CDS encoding Npun_F5749 family FMN-dependent PPOX-type flavoprotein, with translation MSLAPWRSALANALHRNRSLVYARYLQLATVRDNNFPANRTVVFRGFLEDSNQLKFITDIRSEKADQIENNSAAEVCWYFPKTREQFRITGDLTLVSGDDSYPVLQLARINMWQELSDAARLQFAWPDSGKPRVKEPEAFSPPAPNAIQPLANFCLLLFEPIQVDHLELRGEPQNRRIYRFDENQSWFCEEINP, from the coding sequence ATGTCACTTGCACCTTGGCGAAGTGCTCTAGCTAACGCACTCCATCGCAACCGCAGTCTGGTTTATGCCCGTTACCTACAACTGGCTACAGTACGGGATAATAATTTTCCTGCTAACCGCACCGTCGTTTTTCGCGGCTTTTTAGAAGATTCCAATCAGCTAAAATTTATTACTGATATCCGTAGCGAAAAAGCCGACCAAATAGAAAATAACTCAGCGGCGGAGGTTTGTTGGTACTTCCCGAAGACACGAGAGCAATTTCGGATTACTGGTGATTTAACTTTGGTAAGTGGTGATGATTCTTACCCAGTTTTACAACTAGCCCGGATTAATATGTGGCAAGAATTGAGTGATGCAGCGCGTTTACAGTTCGCTTGGCCTGATTCGGGTAAACCGAGAGTCAAAGAGCCAGAAGCTTTTTCACCACCAGCACCTAATGCTATTCAACCACTAGCAAATTTCTGTCTATTGCTATTTGAGCCAATACAGGTAGACCATTTAGAATTGCGTGGTGAACCGCAGAATAGAAGAATTTACCGTTTCGATGAAAATCAAAGTTGGTTTTGTGAAGAAATTAATCCTTGA
- a CDS encoding L,D-transpeptidase family protein, producing MTQEPLKKTYWHRQQILIIFLSLISGSIFYLLLVRLGLIFPLGELPAVLCIPACPPESQMHTPPAGNQLLNYDKPLEQLVTGNNQQKISLLIEKSQHRLTLYDDQKPVKSYPVVFGTNPTGDKRGEGDRRTPEGILQIQDLYPHPQWSKFLWLNYPNVQSWRKHFQSKASGELGWYIPIGGEVGIHGVPAGADNMISYRQNWTWGCPSLKNQDVDELYQYVQKGTVVEILP from the coding sequence ATGACTCAAGAGCCACTTAAGAAAACTTATTGGCATCGTCAACAGATACTCATAATTTTTCTGTCGTTAATTAGTGGCTCTATATTCTACCTGCTTCTAGTGCGATTAGGGTTGATATTTCCCCTTGGGGAACTTCCTGCGGTGTTGTGCATCCCCGCTTGTCCACCTGAATCACAGATGCACACGCCCCCAGCAGGAAACCAGTTATTAAATTATGACAAACCACTTGAGCAGTTAGTAACTGGAAATAATCAACAAAAAATTTCTCTCCTCATCGAGAAATCTCAACATCGATTGACGCTTTATGACGACCAAAAACCAGTCAAATCATACCCCGTAGTTTTTGGCACTAATCCTACTGGTGACAAGCGGGGAGAAGGTGACAGAAGAACACCGGAAGGAATTTTACAAATCCAAGACCTTTACCCCCATCCCCAATGGTCAAAGTTTCTCTGGCTTAACTATCCAAATGTGCAATCTTGGCGCAAGCATTTTCAGTCTAAGGCTAGTGGTGAGTTAGGTTGGTATATTCCCATTGGTGGGGAGGTGGGAATTCATGGTGTGCCTGCCGGTGCTGATAACATGATTAGCTATCGCCAAAATTGGACTTGGGGTTGTCCATCTCTCAAAAACCAAGATGTCGATGAACTATATCAATATGTGCAGAAAGGTACAGTTGTCGAAATTCTCCCCTAA
- the cysE gene encoding serine O-acetyltransferase, which translates to MLSTLRVDFRIIFERDPAARNWLEVLFCYPGLQALLFHRLAHWLHSIGIPFIPRLISHIARFLTGIEIHPGAAIGQGVFIDHGMGVVIGETAIVGDYALIYQGVTLGGTGKESGKRHPTLGENVVVGAGAKVLGNIQVGNNVRIGAGSVVLRDVPSSCTVVGVPGRIIYRSGVRVSPLEHSNLPDSEAEVIRALVDRIESLEEQIQTLQNLHVPAKTPVLVGMLALKDNDSSPQDSPKCNLRDKAIQEFLDGAGI; encoded by the coding sequence GTGCTATCTACACTCCGTGTTGACTTCCGCATCATCTTTGAACGTGACCCGGCTGCTCGTAATTGGTTAGAAGTTTTGTTTTGCTACCCCGGGTTGCAAGCCCTGCTATTCCATCGGCTCGCTCACTGGCTGCACAGTATTGGTATTCCCTTTATCCCTCGTCTGATTTCTCACATAGCTCGATTTTTGACAGGAATTGAAATCCACCCTGGCGCTGCAATTGGGCAGGGGGTGTTTATTGACCACGGAATGGGCGTGGTGATTGGCGAAACAGCGATCGTCGGGGACTATGCCCTGATTTATCAAGGTGTCACCCTTGGGGGTACTGGTAAAGAAAGCGGCAAACGCCATCCCACTTTAGGTGAAAATGTCGTAGTTGGAGCAGGTGCAAAAGTCCTGGGCAATATCCAAGTTGGGAATAATGTCCGCATTGGTGCCGGTTCAGTTGTGCTGAGGGATGTGCCTTCTAGTTGCACAGTGGTAGGCGTACCCGGTCGGATCATTTATCGTTCTGGAGTTCGGGTTTCTCCCCTAGAACACAGCAATTTACCAGATTCGGAAGCTGAAGTTATTCGCGCCTTAGTTGATCGAATTGAATCTTTGGAAGAACAAATCCAAACTCTCCAAAATCTTCATGTTCCGGCAAAAACTCCTGTCTTGGTGGGTATGTTAGCCCTCAAAGACAATGATTCATCACCACAAGATTCCCCCAAATGTAACCTCAGAGATAAGGCGATACAGGAATTTCTCGATGGTGCGGGCATTTAA